The following are encoded together in the Coregonus clupeaformis isolate EN_2021a chromosome 24, ASM2061545v1, whole genome shotgun sequence genome:
- the LOC121537422 gene encoding trypsin I-P1-like: MNQLKWSAVLLLLALSVRETFTQRIIGGQEVERYSIKYQASIQYNRDHYCGATLIRPQWVVSAAHCWRPAQLIQVVLSEHSLVEEEGFEQVINISKIFVHYSYNYKTFNNDIMLIKLSEPAKLNAYVQPAPLPEEDTPALQGYTTCTVSGWGVTRIYSYYLSPVLRAVDVQTIPYCHYYYYWRITDNMMCAGSRFGGKDSCQGDSGGPLICNGNLEGIVSWGISCANPYFPGVYTQVRMYVRWIDWIINNDNPNN, translated from the exons ATGAATCAGTTGAAATGGTCTGCAGTGCTGCTCCTACTGGCTCTCTCAGTCAGAG AGACTTTTACACAGAGAATCATCGGAGGACAAGAAGTCGAACGGTACTCTATCAAGTACCAGGCATCTATACAGTATAACAGGGACCACTACTGTGGAGCCACCCTCATTCGGCCCCAGTGGGTGGTGTCTGCTGCCCACTGCTGGAGACC GGCCCAGCTTATCCAGGTGGTTTTGAGTGAGCACAGTCTGGTCGAGGAAGAAGGCTTCGAGCAAGTGATCAACATCTCCAAGATCTTTGTCCACTATAGCTACAACTACAAGACTTTCAACAACGACATCATGCTCATCAAG CTCAGTGAGCCAGCCAAGCTGAATGCCTACGTTCAGCCTGCCCCACTGCCAGAAGAGGACACCCCTGCTCTCCAAGGGTACACCACCTGTACAGTGAGCGGCTGGGGTGTCACCCGTATCTACAGCTACTACCTGTCCCCTGTGCTGCGTGCTGTGGATGTGCAGACCATACcttactgccactactactactactggaggATCACAGACAACATGATGTGCGCTGGGTCTCGCTTTGGTGGCAAGGACTCCTGTCAG GGTGACTCAGGTGGACCCCTTATCTGCAATGGAAACTTGGAAGGCATCGTCTCATGGGGAATCAGCTGTGCCAACCCTTACTTCCCAGGAGTCTACACTCAAGTCAGAATGTATGTCAGATGGATCGACTGGATCATCAACAATGACAACCCCAACAACTGA